One window of Chloroflexota bacterium genomic DNA carries:
- a CDS encoding DUF2079 domain-containing protein, with the protein MQRVQQTVNDFFSQRRKHAADIGVLVLGVLYALGFSILSIQRHDSFNTGLDLALFDHYSWNLVAGYFLRNTIIEPSLIWNYYFSPLLVLVVPFYVLWSDARVLLILQSVALAFSVLPIYWYAKHQLSAGLTGLIAISFFLHPVLGFVNLSQFHIIALTIPLLSLTLYFLLKQKDRPFLVCVLLLPLVKEEGVLAVLGLGLYALFFQRRRWLGSALVLGSIIWFLALINIVFPGITGRSYFVGRAHLFGELGMTFPEITRTILFQPDQVWSMLVTSRNLELLWWLLVPLALIPLLGIDILLIAAPLLGMTVLTKTAWLESHYPAPFMPIIYFAAIVGLRRWRTRTRRSAMIPTVLLVCSSLVSYALISPSPLGGRFDPAWYGGLDPAATASFRQVRQLVPHTATVTTQEELLPHFSARRDVYSFPIVPDYRQIEYLVANKGLFFFNYHKKTWDAWMATGYFETIFDQNSFVLAQRRTPVYTTRIRFGDHLFLLGYTATPTTTLKGGMTVRPSMIWQTDRLTTEQSKFLIQVVDQQGHIWATSYGEPQDGNLPTAQWRVGARIGDQYRLNLPVTMPADEYHLVLQVTDLNGAARQAFDSQNNSLGHLVVVASLPIEKNKQSVLGSQLEMGNRLFADFAEIRLLGFELDQHEFKPGQIVSLGLYWRARNQPQGDYLVRVELRDDSRNVVYAQTQRPAHNAYPTTEWDAGEVLLDWRDLTLPEKIHPGTYSVNVALVRARDNSILGQVALTDIRVTGQ; encoded by the coding sequence GTGCAACGCGTACAACAGACAGTAAATGACTTTTTCAGCCAACGGCGGAAACACGCCGCCGACATCGGCGTGCTTGTCCTGGGTGTGCTCTATGCGCTTGGGTTCAGCATACTCTCGATCCAACGCCACGATTCTTTTAACACCGGACTTGACCTTGCATTGTTCGATCACTATTCGTGGAACCTGGTGGCGGGTTATTTCCTTAGAAATACGATCATTGAACCATCACTCATCTGGAATTATTATTTTTCCCCCTTACTTGTTCTCGTCGTTCCATTTTACGTTCTATGGAGTGACGCGCGCGTTCTGCTGATTCTACAATCGGTCGCACTCGCGTTCAGTGTTCTGCCGATCTACTGGTACGCCAAACATCAGTTAAGCGCAGGGCTTACAGGGCTCATAGCGATTTCGTTTTTCCTACACCCAGTTCTTGGATTTGTAAATCTCTCCCAGTTTCACATCATCGCGCTGACCATTCCACTCTTATCACTGACCCTGTATTTTTTGCTGAAACAAAAAGACCGTCCGTTTCTGGTGTGCGTCCTGCTGTTGCCTTTGGTAAAAGAAGAAGGGGTGCTTGCCGTGTTGGGGCTTGGATTGTATGCGCTTTTCTTTCAACGGAGACGATGGCTTGGCTCAGCGCTCGTTCTAGGATCGATAATTTGGTTCTTGGCGCTGATCAATATCGTGTTTCCGGGGATCACCGGTCGAAGTTATTTCGTAGGGCGGGCGCATCTCTTTGGCGAATTGGGAATGACTTTTCCGGAAATTACCCGAACCATACTTTTCCAGCCCGATCAGGTCTGGTCTATGCTGGTCACGTCGCGCAATTTGGAATTGCTGTGGTGGCTTTTGGTTCCCCTTGCCTTGATCCCTTTGCTCGGCATAGACATCTTGTTGATTGCCGCGCCTCTGTTAGGAATGACCGTGCTAACAAAAACCGCCTGGCTCGAATCGCATTACCCAGCTCCCTTCATGCCGATTATTTATTTTGCGGCGATTGTGGGGTTACGCCGCTGGCGCACCAGGACGCGCCGGTCGGCAATGATTCCCACCGTGCTGCTGGTCTGTTCGAGTTTGGTTAGTTATGCGCTAATTAGTCCCAGCCCACTCGGTGGACGCTTTGACCCGGCGTGGTATGGCGGACTGGATCCCGCCGCGACTGCCTCGTTTCGCCAAGTGCGTCAACTCGTTCCGCACACGGCGACCGTCACAACGCAAGAAGAGTTGTTGCCCCACTTTTCCGCGCGACGAGATGTGTATTCATTTCCGATCGTACCCGATTATCGGCAGATCGAATACCTCGTCGCCAACAAGGGTCTTTTCTTTTTTAATTATCACAAAAAAACCTGGGATGCGTGGATGGCGACCGGTTACTTTGAAACCATTTTCGATCAAAACTCATTTGTGCTCGCGCAACGGCGCACGCCAGTTTACACTACGCGGATTCGATTTGGCGACCATTTATTTTTGCTGGGATATACGGCGACGCCCACCACGACACTCAAAGGCGGCATGACCGTGCGCCCATCAATGATTTGGCAAACCGATCGGTTGACGACAGAACAATCAAAATTCTTGATCCAAGTAGTGGACCAACAAGGACACATTTGGGCGACCAGTTACGGCGAGCCGCAAGATGGCAACTTGCCTACAGCGCAATGGCGCGTCGGCGCACGGATCGGCGACCAGTACCGCTTGAATCTGCCGGTTACCATGCCCGCTGATGAGTACCACCTGGTACTTCAAGTCACCGATTTGAATGGCGCGGCGCGCCAAGCATTTGATTCGCAAAATAATTCGCTGGGACATCTTGTGGTTGTGGCGTCTCTGCCCATCGAAAAGAACAAGCAATCCGTGCTGGGTAGTCAACTCGAAATGGGCAATCGTCTGTTTGCCGATTTTGCCGAAATTCGATTGTTGGGGTTTGAACTCGATCAACACGAATTCAAGCCCGGTCAAATCGTTTCGCTCGGTCTCTACTGGCGCGCGCGCAACCAGCCCCAGGGCGATTATCTCGTGCGAGTCGAATTGCGCGACGATTCTCGAAACGTCGTGTACGCGCAGACACAGCGTCCGGCGCACAACGCGTATCCCACCACCGAATGGGATGCCGGCGAAGTGCTCTTGGATTGGCGCGACCTGACCCTCCCGGAAAAAATTCACCCAGGGACGTACAGCGTGAACGTCGCGCTGGTTCGTGCGCGTGACAATTCGATTCTGGGTCAAGTTGCCCTGACGGACATTCGCGTGACTGGGCAATAA
- a CDS encoding class I SAM-dependent methyltransferase: MSIESTLHPDYLDALDARLASFDAYIEYQTQEAQRALPFLARFFDIRTARVLELGAGRGGKGIAYAHEGMRVTALDVDVPALALGARAAAQHRADIRFLAGDGVSLPFPSDSFDAILLDSVIEHVRDPLAVLRECARVLTRGGLVFVVFPPFYGPLSGHIDDYISIPWFHLLPRRIVERALMRHKPIGILTPREAFEVYATLNGLTIFNFRRWARRAGFTDDYFRARPFLTHPGTRLTVGLFDALRRPPRAQKIRAVFQRARREFTFGTALLFALLVALAPLVFVPLLQEIAAGGVKCVLRKS, encoded by the coding sequence TTGAGCATCGAATCAACCCTCCACCCCGACTATTTGGACGCGCTCGACGCGCGGCTTGCCTCGTTCGACGCGTACATCGAGTACCAAACGCAAGAGGCGCAGCGCGCGCTGCCGTTTCTCGCGCGCTTTTTCGACATTCGGACGGCGCGCGTGTTGGAACTTGGCGCGGGACGCGGGGGCAAAGGCATCGCGTACGCGCACGAAGGAATGCGCGTGACCGCGCTCGACGTGGATGTGCCCGCGCTCGCGCTCGGCGCGCGCGCCGCCGCACAGCATCGCGCGGATATTCGTTTTCTCGCGGGCGATGGCGTGAGTTTGCCATTTCCGTCGGACTCGTTTGACGCGATTTTGCTCGACAGCGTCATCGAGCACGTCCGCGATCCACTCGCCGTGTTGCGCGAGTGCGCGCGCGTGCTCACGCGCGGCGGCTTGGTGTTCGTCGTGTTTCCGCCCTTTTACGGTCCTTTGTCGGGACACATTGACGACTATATTTCGATTCCATGGTTTCATCTGTTGCCGCGTCGTATCGTCGAACGCGCGTTGATGCGCCACAAACCGATTGGTATTCTCACGCCGCGTGAAGCGTTCGAGGTGTACGCGACGCTGAACGGCTTGACGATTTTCAACTTTCGCCGCTGGGCGCGGCGCGCGGGGTTTACGGACGACTATTTTCGCGCGCGTCCGTTTTTGACACATCCCGGCACGCGTTTAACCGTTGGCTTGTTTGACGCGCTCCGGCGTCCGCCGCGCGCGCAAAAAATCCGCGCGGTGTTTCAGCGCGCGCGCCGCGAGTTTACGTTCGGCACGGCATTGCTGTTCGCGTTGCTCGTCGCGCTCGCACCGCTCGTGTTCGTTCCGCTGTTGCAAGAAATCGCGGCAGGCGGCGTCAAGTGTGTGTTGCGGAAATCTTGA
- a CDS encoding NAD-dependent epimerase/dehydratase family protein, translating into MKILVTGGAGFIGSHTVDLLLEKGHSVRILDSLTPPVHIDGQMPAYVPRQVEFMRGDVRDRDAWARALAGVDAVFHFAAYQDYLTDFAKFFHVNTVGTALLYEIIVAKNLPIRKVVFASSQATYGEGKYVCERDGVQYPPLRSLEQLMRRDWEPDCPVCGRKMKSVVTDEAQVTPHNQYAMSKYTQEMIALNLGKRYGIPSVGLRFSIVQGPRQSFRNAYSGVLRIFATRLLNDQTPVCYEDGQQLRDYVSVHDVARANVLVLEDPRADYQVFNVGGGRAITVEEYAHLVARVIGKDVVPRIPGEFRFGDTRHIVSDISKLCALGWQPHVPFESIVAEYVAWVRAQADARDYYQDAERQMKAMGTIRMASDTHQLVNDI; encoded by the coding sequence ATGAAGATTCTAGTTACCGGTGGCGCAGGTTTTATCGGCTCGCACACGGTTGATCTATTGTTGGAGAAAGGACACAGTGTCCGGATTTTGGATAGTCTCACTCCGCCAGTGCACATTGACGGACAAATGCCGGCGTATGTGCCGCGCCAAGTCGAATTCATGCGCGGCGACGTACGCGATCGCGATGCGTGGGCGCGCGCGCTCGCCGGGGTGGACGCGGTCTTTCATTTTGCCGCGTACCAGGATTATCTGACCGATTTCGCCAAATTCTTTCACGTCAATACGGTCGGCACGGCATTGTTGTACGAAATCATCGTCGCGAAAAATCTGCCGATTCGCAAAGTGGTGTTCGCCAGTTCGCAAGCCACCTATGGCGAAGGCAAGTACGTGTGCGAGCGCGACGGCGTGCAATATCCGCCCCTGCGTTCGCTCGAGCAATTGATGCGCCGCGATTGGGAACCCGATTGCCCGGTGTGCGGTCGCAAGATGAAATCGGTCGTGACGGACGAGGCGCAAGTGACGCCGCACAATCAGTACGCCATGTCCAAGTACACCCAGGAAATGATCGCGTTGAACCTGGGCAAGCGCTACGGTATTCCCTCGGTCGGATTGCGTTTTTCGATTGTGCAAGGTCCGCGCCAATCGTTTCGCAACGCGTACTCCGGCGTCTTGCGTATTTTCGCGACGCGCTTGTTGAACGACCAAACGCCGGTCTGTTACGAGGACGGTCAGCAGTTGCGCGATTATGTGTCGGTGCACGACGTAGCGCGCGCGAACGTGCTGGTGCTCGAAGACCCGCGCGCTGATTACCAGGTGTTCAACGTCGGCGGCGGTCGCGCGATCACGGTCGAAGAGTACGCGCATCTCGTCGCGCGCGTGATCGGCAAGGATGTCGTGCCGCGCATCCCCGGCGAATTTCGGTTCGGCGACACGCGGCACATCGTCTCCGACATTAGCAAACTGTGCGCGCTCGGTTGGCAACCACACGTCCCGTTCGAAAGCATCGTCGCGGAGTACGTCGCGTGGGTGCGCGCCCAGGCGGACGCGCGCGATTATTACCAAGACGCCGAACGTCAGATGAAAGCGATGGGAACCATACGCATGGCGAGTGACACACACCAACTGGTGAACGATATCTAA
- a CDS encoding GHMP kinase — MLITRAPVRISFAGGGTDLPAYYSQYGGAVVSTAIDKYFYVFLNVSGDDTIQITSSDYRTFYRHDGDLPLLFDGDLSLPRAILHHFGLARGIAMFLASEIPPGTGLGSSSTVTVAIIKAVATARGLMLSKKQIAELACHIEIEKMTEPIGKQDQYAAAFGDLNLIQFSADGVTVEPLRVASETRRALERNLMLFFTGATRAASSILRAQKASSEKQDPRVMDALHAVKAMAFQAKEYLERGDLPRFGALLDTAWQNKKKFASGVSNALIDECYDLALENGALGGKVTGAGGGGFLMIYCEPEQQPAVTQALEAKGLKRMDFRFDSEGARVLVNAGLRIPESAYAA; from the coding sequence ATGCTAATCACACGCGCACCCGTTCGCATCAGTTTTGCCGGCGGCGGCACCGATCTACCGGCGTACTACTCACAGTACGGCGGCGCGGTTGTCAGCACGGCGATTGACAAGTACTTTTACGTGTTCCTCAACGTCAGCGGCGATGACACGATTCAAATCACGTCGTCGGACTATCGCACGTTCTATCGGCACGACGGTGACCTGCCCTTGCTGTTCGACGGCGACTTGAGTCTGCCGCGCGCGATTTTGCACCATTTCGGTTTGGCGCGCGGCATCGCCATGTTCCTCGCGTCCGAAATTCCGCCGGGCACCGGCTTGGGTTCGTCCTCGACCGTCACGGTCGCGATCATCAAAGCGGTCGCCACCGCGCGCGGGTTGATGCTTTCGAAAAAACAAATCGCGGAACTCGCGTGCCACATCGAAATCGAAAAGATGACGGAGCCAATCGGCAAACAAGACCAGTACGCCGCCGCCTTTGGCGATCTCAACTTGATTCAGTTTTCGGCGGACGGCGTAACGGTCGAGCCGTTGCGCGTGGCATCCGAAACGCGGCGCGCGCTCGAACGCAACTTGATGTTATTTTTTACTGGGGCGACGCGCGCGGCATCTTCGATTTTGCGCGCGCAAAAAGCCTCGTCGGAGAAACAAGACCCGCGTGTGATGGACGCGCTCCACGCGGTCAAAGCGATGGCGTTTCAAGCGAAAGAGTACTTGGAACGCGGCGACCTCCCTCGCTTTGGCGCGTTGCTCGATACCGCGTGGCAGAACAAGAAGAAATTCGCGAGCGGCGTTTCGAACGCGTTGATTGACGAGTGCTACGACCTCGCGCTTGAAAACGGCGCGCTGGGCGGCAAGGTCACCGGCGCAGGCGGCGGCGGCTTTTTGATGATCTACTGCGAACCCGAACAGCAACCCGCCGTCACGCAAGCTCTCGAAGCCAAAGGACTTAAGCGGATGGATTTCCGTTTCGACAGCGAAGGCGCGCGCGTCTTGGTCAACGCGGGATTGCGAATTCCGGAAAGCGCGTATGCGGCGTAA
- a CDS encoding glycosyltransferase family 4 protein — MRIAIIASDYAPTIGGVQTAVRNIAHHAAERGHAITIISYQVPGSRATETVDGIAVHRLPWGRRPVWSLPLRAAQTLIGMARVLRAFKPDVVYVHFLSINALWVLLLHYLMPFRLVVSARGNDIQGIPQRSRLQRGMLARLFARADAILFCSSYVQRDAAPYLSHASPRAFVGVVGDGYDPAEFIEPSPFVHSAPYLLAMGRLVHKKGFDVLIRAFAQISHDFPHVDLLVAGDGDERTALEQLIDALEMRGRIVLLGFADRPTSLALFWGCTCFVLSSRLEPFGIVVVEAMAAHKPVLATKSGGVVDLVQEGVSGMLVAPDDVDALARGLRAMLADPDATRAMGERAFASNRARTWDAVTMEFLQVFERVMNR; from the coding sequence ATGAGAATCGCTATTATCGCGAGTGATTACGCGCCGACCATCGGCGGCGTGCAAACGGCGGTGCGTAACATCGCGCATCACGCGGCGGAGCGCGGACACGCGATCACGATCATCAGTTATCAAGTACCTGGGTCGCGCGCGACCGAAACGGTTGATGGCATTGCCGTTCATCGCTTGCCCTGGGGACGACGCCCGGTGTGGTCGCTCCCGCTGCGCGCGGCGCAAACGCTCATCGGCATGGCGCGCGTGCTACGCGCGTTCAAACCCGATGTCGTCTACGTTCATTTCTTGAGCATCAACGCGTTATGGGTATTGCTGTTGCATTACCTGATGCCGTTTCGTCTCGTCGTGTCCGCGCGCGGCAACGACATTCAAGGCATTCCGCAGCGCTCGCGCTTGCAACGCGGGATGCTCGCGCGGCTCTTTGCGCGCGCGGACGCGATTTTGTTTTGCTCCTCGTACGTGCAACGCGATGCCGCGCCGTACTTAAGCCACGCGTCGCCGCGCGCGTTCGTTGGCGTCGTCGGCGACGGGTACGATCCGGCAGAATTCATCGAGCCGAGTCCATTCGTTCATTCTGCGCCGTATCTGCTCGCGATGGGGCGACTCGTTCACAAAAAAGGATTCGACGTTCTGATTCGCGCCTTTGCGCAGATTTCCCACGATTTCCCACACGTGGATTTGCTCGTCGCGGGAGACGGCGATGAACGCACGGCGCTCGAACAATTGATTGACGCGCTCGAAATGCGCGGGCGCATCGTACTTTTGGGCTTTGCCGACCGCCCGACGAGTCTCGCGCTGTTTTGGGGTTGTACGTGTTTTGTGTTATCATCACGACTCGAACCATTCGGCATTGTCGTAGTCGAAGCGATGGCAGCGCACAAACCGGTGCTCGCAACCAAATCTGGCGGCGTCGTAGATTTGGTGCAAGAAGGCGTCAGTGGTATGCTTGTCGCGCCGGATGATGTGGACGCGTTGGCGCGCGGTCTGCGCGCCATGCTCGCCGATCCGGACGCGACGCGCGCGATGGGCGAACGCGCGTTCGCGTCGAATCGAGCGCGCACCTGGGACGCGGTGACGATGGAATTTTTGCAGGTGTTTGAGCGGGTGATGAATCGCTGA
- a CDS encoding glycosyltransferase, with product MQDETIIILANAEWDWSNRVNCHHIAARLAKHNTVLFVDTIGGRTPAPREFKKIARRLRRIAGGVRQIGDGLIVLSPFVLPFYRSEFVRRINTRLLAWQIRRALPRGATRPIAYLFLPALVGLIGALNEKLVVYHCVDVHAANPNVPAREVRAREEQLLRAADVVFTSAATLYAEKRALNAHTYYVPNVADAEHFARARDAALPIADAVRDLPHPLAGFIGNLTAYKVDFDLLSAVAARAPGWTFALIGPIGRGDPSTDLARLHAQPNIRVLGEMPYAELPRAVKAFDVCLIPFNQNASTRGTFPMKFFEYLAAGKPVIATDLPALAEFSPYFYTARNADEFLAALDAAQHEDATCINQRMTIAQKYSWDARIREIETILTNALAERAR from the coding sequence ATGCAAGACGAGACGATTATCATTTTGGCGAATGCCGAGTGGGACTGGAGCAATCGCGTCAACTGTCATCATATCGCGGCGCGCTTGGCGAAACACAATACGGTTCTGTTCGTGGACACGATTGGCGGACGCACGCCCGCCCCGCGCGAATTCAAAAAGATCGCGCGGCGTTTGCGCCGAATCGCCGGGGGCGTGCGCCAGATCGGCGATGGGTTGATCGTGTTGTCGCCATTCGTGTTGCCGTTTTATCGCAGTGAGTTCGTGCGCCGAATCAACACCCGTTTGCTCGCGTGGCAAATTCGCCGCGCGTTGCCGCGCGGTGCGACGCGTCCGATCGCGTACTTGTTTCTGCCCGCGCTCGTCGGCTTGATCGGCGCGTTGAACGAAAAACTCGTCGTCTATCATTGCGTGGACGTACACGCCGCGAACCCGAACGTGCCGGCGCGCGAGGTGCGCGCCCGCGAGGAACAGTTGTTACGCGCGGCGGATGTCGTGTTCACTTCGGCGGCGACGTTATACGCGGAAAAGCGCGCGCTGAACGCGCACACGTACTATGTGCCGAACGTCGCGGACGCGGAACATTTCGCGCGCGCGCGCGACGCGGCATTGCCGATTGCCGATGCGGTACGCGATCTACCGCATCCGCTCGCGGGGTTTATCGGCAACCTCACCGCGTACAAAGTGGATTTCGATTTGTTGAGCGCGGTCGCGGCGCGCGCGCCCGGATGGACGTTCGCGTTGATCGGTCCGATCGGACGCGGCGATCCGTCTACCGACTTGGCGCGTTTGCACGCGCAGCCGAACATTCGCGTGCTCGGCGAAATGCCGTACGCCGAATTACCGCGAGCGGTCAAAGCGTTCGACGTGTGCTTGATTCCGTTCAACCAAAACGCATCCACGCGCGGCACGTTTCCGATGAAGTTTTTCGAGTATCTCGCGGCGGGCAAGCCGGTCATTGCGACCGATCTGCCGGCGCTCGCCGAGTTTAGTCCATATTTTTACACCGCGCGCAACGCCGACGAATTTCTCGCCGCGCTCGACGCGGCGCAACACGAGGATGCGACATGCATCAACCAACGCATGACCATCGCGCAAAAGTATTCCTGGGACGCGCGCATACGCGAAATCGAAACGATTCTCACGAACGCGCTCGCGGAGCGCGCGCGATGA
- a CDS encoding FkbM family methyltransferase — MNHAALARRLNQLLLTHPFKGSVRLKFLLCRILLPAPQGPQVTQTIYGFPIHIDPSTDRGLEESLYYCGTYEPGTLRVMAACLRAGDTMIDVGSNIGLMAIFASRIVGNTGCVHAIEPNPETIPLLRQNIALNRADNIRVHALAFGSMPRDQDLYRGIALNRGAASLVAPAQRDAPVASVRVQTCDEFIAQNVGAPPRFVKIDVEGWELPVLEGARQLLSIPAAPILCVEYNRATHTSAQDLQDVYEHILSFQRYQIFKLAHGKESIGKLVRIQRPADLPAHDNLFCFLPAQLDQVPRDLFASARKSKIP; from the coding sequence ATGAACCACGCGGCGCTGGCTCGCCGGCTCAATCAATTGTTGCTGACGCATCCGTTCAAAGGATCGGTGCGTCTCAAGTTTTTGCTTTGCCGAATTTTGCTTCCCGCGCCCCAGGGTCCTCAGGTAACGCAGACGATTTACGGTTTCCCAATCCACATTGATCCATCCACGGATCGCGGTTTGGAAGAATCGTTGTACTATTGCGGCACGTACGAACCGGGCACCTTGCGCGTAATGGCGGCTTGTTTGCGCGCGGGGGACACGATGATTGACGTCGGCAGCAACATTGGGTTGATGGCAATCTTTGCATCGCGCATCGTTGGCAATACAGGTTGTGTCCATGCGATTGAACCCAACCCGGAAACGATTCCGCTGTTGCGACAAAACATCGCGTTGAATCGCGCTGACAATATCCGCGTGCATGCACTCGCGTTCGGTTCGATGCCGCGCGACCAAGACTTGTATCGCGGCATCGCGTTGAATCGCGGTGCGGCTTCGCTCGTCGCACCGGCGCAACGCGACGCGCCGGTCGCGTCGGTGCGCGTGCAAACGTGCGACGAGTTTATCGCGCAGAATGTCGGCGCGCCGCCGCGTTTCGTCAAGATTGATGTGGAGGGCTGGGAGTTGCCAGTGCTGGAAGGAGCGCGGCAATTGCTATCCATTCCCGCCGCGCCGATCTTGTGTGTCGAGTATAATCGCGCGACACACACTTCGGCGCAGGACCTTCAGGACGTGTACGAACATATCCTCTCGTTCCAGCGATATCAGATATTCAAATTGGCGCACGGCAAAGAAAGTATCGGCAAACTAGTTCGCATCCAGCGTCCCGCCGATTTGCCGGCGCACGATAATTTATTTTGTTTTCTACCCGCCCAGCTCGACCAAGTGCCGCGCGATTTATTCGCGTCGGCGCGCAAATCGAAAATCCCATGA
- a CDS encoding sugar transferase — protein MNAWRDLQRAVKRVADVVTAAVLLIVLAPVLALIALAIRVTSGAPVFFEWNVVGEEGRAFTGYKFRTMVVGADLIKQELLHLNEMQGPVFKIKNDPRITPVGRVLRKYSLDELPQLWSVLKGDMSLVGPRPPLVSEFAEFTEEQKQKLAVRPGMTSLWQVRGKPQDFGEWLTLDLEYIARWSLWLDFEILVRTFWVVITGGNH, from the coding sequence ATGAATGCTTGGCGCGATTTGCAACGCGCGGTCAAACGCGTCGCGGATGTCGTTACCGCGGCGGTTTTGCTGATCGTGCTCGCGCCCGTCCTCGCGTTGATCGCGCTGGCGATTCGCGTGACGAGCGGCGCGCCAGTCTTTTTCGAATGGAACGTCGTCGGCGAAGAGGGACGCGCGTTTACCGGTTACAAATTTCGTACGATGGTCGTCGGCGCGGATTTGATCAAACAAGAATTGTTGCACCTGAACGAAATGCAAGGTCCGGTGTTCAAGATCAAAAACGATCCGCGCATCACGCCCGTCGGTCGCGTTTTGCGAAAATACTCGCTCGACGAATTGCCGCAATTGTGGAGCGTGCTCAAAGGCGATATGAGTCTGGTCGGTCCGCGCCCGCCGCTCGTCTCCGAGTTCGCGGAATTTACCGAAGAGCAAAAACAGAAACTCGCGGTGCGACCCGGCATGACCTCGTTGTGGCAAGTGCGCGGCAAACCGCAAGATTTCGGCGAATGGCTCACACTCGATCTGGAGTACATCGCGCGGTGGTCGCTCTGGCTCGATTTCGAAATTCTGGTGCGGACGTTCTGGGTGGTCATCACGGGAGGCAATCATTGA
- a CDS encoding sugar transferase, with the protein MRRNEYLYLIALWLIGDALAIFVALNAAFFVRYNFDWLLPFIERLDPIAERYAVIIPFAVPLWLALFAFNRLYDRRYLLAGLQEYGKVAASSAMGVLALVVLSYSVPNLSISRSWLVLSWLFVTFLVSATRFTIRRLVRVARARGQFVARALIVGANEHAIAIAQQLTPATASGIQVVGFLDDFLPREMRVLGDLRVLDRASALARVARETGATQAIVVQGAIAWESFAEIITQSISTLDGLEIKLSPGFYEIMATGVRLTQDGFVPLLALEKNRITGLDAALKYLLDYSLGLFFAMLASPFILLIAALVKIVSPGRVFDPYPVLGLREKQFVTWKFRTRHLQSDQDHAFGHLIYRLGLDKLPQFFNVLRGEMSMVGPRPVPRTSVLKYQEWLPTLASVKPGITGPWVVAGDTIDSFEAEIRLDLYYIRNWTIWLDAQILLQTVLRLFQGVRPKTKR; encoded by the coding sequence ATGCGGCGTAACGAATATCTTTATCTCATTGCTTTGTGGTTGATCGGCGATGCGCTCGCGATCTTTGTCGCGTTGAACGCCGCGTTTTTTGTGCGCTACAATTTCGATTGGCTCTTGCCCTTTATCGAGCGGCTCGATCCGATTGCCGAACGGTACGCGGTGATCATTCCGTTCGCCGTGCCCTTGTGGCTCGCGCTCTTTGCGTTCAATCGTTTGTACGATCGGCGCTATTTGCTCGCGGGGTTGCAGGAGTATGGCAAAGTCGCGGCGAGTTCGGCGATGGGCGTGCTCGCGCTCGTCGTGCTCAGTTACTCTGTGCCGAACCTCAGCATTTCGCGCAGTTGGCTGGTGCTGTCCTGGCTCTTCGTCACGTTCCTGGTCAGTGCGACGCGTTTTACGATTCGGCGTTTGGTGCGCGTCGCGCGCGCGCGCGGGCAATTTGTCGCGCGCGCGCTCATCGTCGGCGCGAACGAACACGCGATTGCCATCGCGCAACAATTGACCCCGGCGACGGCGTCCGGCATTCAGGTCGTCGGCTTTCTCGACGATTTTCTGCCGCGCGAGATGCGCGTGCTTGGCGATTTGCGCGTGCTCGACCGCGCCAGCGCGTTGGCGCGCGTGGCGCGCGAAACCGGCGCAACGCAAGCGATTGTCGTGCAAGGCGCGATTGCCTGGGAAAGTTTCGCCGAGATCATCACGCAAAGCATCTCGACGCTCGACGGACTCGAAATCAAACTCTCGCCCGGCTTTTACGAGATCATGGCGACCGGCGTACGACTGACCCAGGATGGTTTCGTCCCGCTCCTCGCGCTCGAAAAGAACCGCATCACCGGTTTGGATGCGGCGCTCAAGTATCTGCTCGATTATTCACTCGGCTTGTTCTTCGCGATGCTTGCTTCGCCGTTCATTCTGTTGATCGCGGCGCTCGTGAAAATCGTTTCGCCGGGGCGCGTGTTCGATCCGTACCCGGTGCTGGGTCTGCGCGAGAAACAATTTGTCACCTGGAAATTTCGGACGCGCCATCTCCAGTCGGATCAAGATCACGCATTCGGTCATCTGATTTACCGGCTCGGTCTCGACAAACTGCCGCAATTTTTCAACGTATTGCGCGGCGAAATGAGCATGGTCGGTCCGCGCCCGGTGCCGCGCACGAGCGTGCTGAAATATCAAGAATGGTTGCCCACGCTGGCGAGCGTCAAGCCCGGCATCACCGGACCCTGGGTCGTCGCCGGCGATACCATAGACTCGTTCGAAGCCGAGATTCGGCTCGACCTTTACTACATTCGCAACTGGACGATCTGGCTCGACGCGCAAATTCTCCTGCAAACGGTCTTGCGCCTGTTCCAGGGTGTACGACCGAAAACGAAACGCTGA